The Methanomassiliicoccales archaeon DNA window ATGGCCATTGCCATCGAGAAGCCATCGTTCTGGCCTCCCAGTACATAGGCGAATCCGCCAGCCAGGGCTATCAGGACGAAGACGCCGGAAAGAGCGGATTGGATGTTGAGCCATCGGACCCTCGTCCTCGGGATGAGGTAGGCGATATACGATCCGACAACCAAGATGGCGATCCCGTTGATAATGTGGGCCAAGAGGACCACTCCTTCACCATACCCAAAGAAATCGAAAGGGGTGAGGGTCGGAATAGGGATGAACAGGTTCATCGACATGCCCAACCAGAACTGTAGATAGAGCAGGATACCTTCCACGACGATGAGCCCCCTCAGGTCTTTTTCGTCCATCTGATGGCTCGGTTGGTATCAACGAATAAATATAGTCTACTGCCCCTCGATCGCTCCGATCGGTATTCACCCATTCCGATTCGATTCCAATCTTTTCGAATGCATATCCAAGCATTGGATTTTACCAGACATGATAGGATAATCCAATCCACTCAGTATCCCAGAGAAATTATCTAGCCAATGATCCATTTCATTGTCCGGTGGTCTAGCGGTGTCGAAGAAAACAATCCTCTTCATATGTACCCATAACTCCGCCCGATCCCAAATGGCTGAAGGCTACGTGAACACGTTCCTGTCAGAAGCATATCTCGCAAAGAGCGCCGGCACGAAACCTTCGGTAGTCAACCCCTATGCCATTCAGGTGATGAAGGAGATAGGGGTGGATATTTCTGCTAGTCGTTCAAAGAACCTCAGCGAATTCAGGGGCGAGGAGTTCGATTATGTGGTCACCGTCTGCAGCGACGCTGAGGATATCTGCCCATTTTTCCTCGGGAAGGAACACATCCATCATGGTTTCAAGGACCCTTCCGCACTAGATGGAAACGAAGAAAAGATCACCGCGGGATTCAGAGAAAGCAGGGACGAGATCATCAGGTGGATCAGAAAGGAGTTCAAAGGATGAAAATAAATTCATTTGGGACTGTGATGGCCAGTCGATGTTGAGGACAAATCGCATCCCGCCGAAGAGCGTGATATCTCCGTTGAAGATTTTCTCCCAGACCTCAAAGACTGATCCTCATGGATGAGCGATTCTGCTCCGTCGGGCTTTCGTTGAGAGGATATCTGATCATTCTTTTCATTGAGACAACGAATTTTGTCCTTCGGCACATACATTTCCAGACGAATACCCTCCCCTGGGAAGCCAGTTTCCTTGATATCGATGTTTGTGATCTTGAAGATCGATTTGATCAGGAACATACCCAGACCG harbors:
- a CDS encoding arsenate reductase ArsC; amino-acid sequence: MSKKTILFICTHNSARSQMAEGYVNTFLSEAYLAKSAGTKPSVVNPYAIQVMKEIGVDISASRSKNLSEFRGEEFDYVVTVCSDAEDICPFFLGKEHIHHGFKDPSALDGNEEKITAGFRESRDEIIRWIRKEFKG